From the genome of Aspergillus fumigatus Af293 chromosome 1, whole genome shotgun sequence, one region includes:
- a CDS encoding putative cell wall biogenesis protein Mhp1, whose product MEGVETVDVSWLHHSQKDHLSRCKSASSQVSDRSSADAESTAAQPCRLERTTSFNTNTRPPSREPVSPASENSKDGQNGGSRAATGNASVKEDKVAETKAVEQSQTPQRSTPRSITGRRNSWISSISSKFSSGSTPPSQASMKSPSPKATSPMSKLDMPNPFGAAYSPKDKEEERRDEHTPLVSTSPKGPSFLHSALRKFSSSGKVVPNGGICERRVMNIDHDRDRCKIPDLDQKKLRRVAFCVDVEIAGISRRESDEESPTGASNQKAKRSNSKSKDRDDSKRPQPDIADKEKGRQENGTSRQHPKPSETPSNEAKPNGEIKEPTRKQEKKKRSEEERRERKERKRRQAEANGTIPLQLRAEDHEDDARPAVPGNPRSRTQSHPTTDPVRIYRRCCQLRETPVLKKIVDEISSPSSTLAESPGTVAVLDLTNFPMTSQDMATFCDWLAIVPVRKLILEKCALNDVSVRAILAALLSTKTIEQMRQRRRRAKKTDADPVKKEDRFCVVEKLSLKDNPRIGLEGWRHISLFVHLAKSLKAIDLSGIPLPRMPLSANDFATSLSTSPNPLKPVNDVATIFANSLAQRFGGDHLEELLLSECNPTTEDVGRICEAATTLGLRRLGFANNKLTREGLEHVVRYLEAGKCEGLDLGGNPIRDHLDLITSALEGEFPLYALSLADCSLTPSVIHPLLQRLTCLYNLRFIDFSHNPDLFSSKPDALATFRRFLPKMKSLKRIHLADVNLSADHAIALAEILPECPSLCHLNILENPAIAKLAVATDPATQEEACAVYASLMAAVRVSRTIIAVDIEVPSAENNEVVKALASQIVAYCLQNLERGAIEEELSDPADPSSARAAVPVPVPEILQHIVGHGGLGDDICEDEDEPAPDEDYVIGGTGVVKALEVCLGTLHHRDMLGDQSGPPSGTTTPRHRKSRSFVPQRPRDMSKNLLESARNIRTRIQSALVREDRAGNDANYRRLQFLDFTLHSMIQRFEDEYPETRVKPASVVSALQETSSQISGDDAAAAPAGSGQLFGMTIDENAVDDDDTDQYAIRLSRTSSITSLHARAMTSEEGHVHRLGQNLRRDFLSPSLNQGDGHPSSTSLDESHLEALRNKLERLHEEQTRSHFEGANADKAFEEMGSVVEELWAMEKQDTAAFEQWRQTQIAAQINSGKQTASPKPSDAIKEQLEVNQKPS is encoded by the exons ATGCAGAATCCACCGCCGCGCAGCCATGCAGATTAGAGCGCACTACTTCCTTTAATACAAACACCCGCCCACCCTCACGAGAACCCGTCTCTCCTGCATCTGAGAATTCAAAAGATGGCCAGAACGGTGGAAGCCGGGCTGCGACAGGGAATGCAAGcgtcaaagaagacaaagtGGCGGAGACCAAGGCTGTTGAACAGTCTCAGACACCCCAGAGAAGCACACCCCGCTCGATCacaggaagaaggaattCATGGATTTCTAGCATAAGCTCCAAATTCTCGTCAGGGTCTACTCCTCCCTCACAAGCCTCCATGAAGTCGCCAAGTCCCAAGGCCACCTCACCTATGTCGAAGCTCGATATGCCCAACCCCTTTGGAGCAGCGTATTCCCCtaaggacaaggaggaagagaggagggaCGAACACACCCCTCTTGTCTCTACGTCGCCAAAGggaccttcttttctccataGTGCCCTTCGAAagttttcctcttctggaaAAGTGGTACCGAACGGGGGCATCTGTGAGCGCCGGGTGATGAACATTGATCATGATAGGGACAGGTGTAAGATACCGGACCTCGACCAAAAGAAATTGCGGCGTGTTGCTTTCTGTGTAGATGTCGAGATAGCTGGGATTTCTCGACGTGAATCAGACGAGGAGAGTCCCACCGGTGCGAGCAACCAGAAAGCGAAAAGGTCGAACTCAAAGTCTAAAGACAGGGACGATTCCAAACGACCACAACCCGATATTGCGGATAAAGAGAAAGGACGCCAGGAGAATGGTACTTCTCGGCAGCATCCTAAGCCGTCGGAGACGCCGTCCAACGAAGCCAAACCCAATGGTGAAATCAAGGAGCCGACAAGaaagcaagagaagaagaagcgctcagaggaggagaggagggaacGGAAGGAACGGAAACGAAGGCAGGCCGAGGCAAACGGGACTATACCCCTGCAGCTGCGTGCTGAAGATCACGAGGACGATGCTCGACCGGCTGTTCCTGGAAATCCTCGATCCAGAACACAAAGCCACCCGACAACGGACCCTGTGCGTATTTATCGACGCTGTTGTCAGCTGCGTGAGACTCCCGTGCTTAAGAAGATCGTCGATGAGATATCCTCGCCTTCGTCAACGCTAGCGGAGTCACCAGGCACTGTTGCCGTGCTTGACCTTACCAACTTCCCCATGACCTCGCAGGACATGGCCACCTTCTGCGACTGGCTCGCTATTGTGCCCGTCCGAAAGCTTATCCTTGAAAAATGTGCACTGAACGACGTCTCGGTCAGGGCTATTCTGGCTGCTTTGCTCTCTACCAAGACCATCGAGCAGATGAGACAAAGGCGCAGAAGAGCTAAGAAGACTGACGCAGACCCGGTAAAGAAGGAGGATAGATTCTGTGTCGTGGAGAAGCTGTCTTTGAAAGATAACCCTAGGATTGGCCTGGAGGGTTGGCGTCATATTAGCCTTTTCGTCCATCTCGCAAAATCATTGAAAGCTATAGACCTGTCCGGCATCCCGCTCCCCAGAATGCCCCTTTCAGCAAATGATTTTGCCACATCGCTGTCAACGTCTCCAAACCCCTTGAAGCCAGTCAATGACGTCGCGACCATCTTTGCTAATTCACTTGCTCAGCGATTTGGCGGAGACCATCTTGAAGAGCTGTTACTCAGCGAGTGTAATCCAACAACGGAAGATGTGGGAAGAATATGTGAAGCCGCAACGACGCTTGGATTGAGAAGGCTGGGATTTGCAAATAACAAGCTTACCAGAGAGGGGTTGGAACATGTTGTTCGGTATCTGGAAGCCGGCAAGTGTGAAGGCCTCGATCTGGGTGGAAACCCTATTCGTGATCATTTGGACTTGATCACTTCCGCTCTTGAAGGAGAGTTCCCGCTCTATGCCCTCAGTCTCGCGGATTGCTCCTTGACTCCATCTGTTATtcaccctcttcttcagcgctTGACATGTCTCTATAATCTCCGATTCATCGACTTCTCGCATAATCCTgatctcttctccagcaagccTGATGCGTTGGCAACTTTCAGGCGGTTCCTTCCTAAAATGAAATCACTCAAACGCATTCATCTTGCCGATGTCAATCTCTCAGCAGATCATGCCATCGCTCTTGCAGAGATCCTTCCTGAATGCCCCAGTCTCTGCCATCTCAACATTCTGGAGAACCCTGCAATCGCAAAACTAGCCGTTGCGACTGACCCTGCCACCCAGGAAGAGGCTTGTGCCGTTTATGCTTCTTTGATGGCGGCGGTGCGCGTATCTCGAACCATCATTGCAGTGGATATTGAAGTACCAAGTGCGGAAAACAATGAAGTCGTCAAGGCCCTTGCCTCCCAGATCGTGGCCTATTGTCTCCAGAATCTGGAACGAGGtgccattgaagaagagCTCTCAGATCCAGCGGATCCTTCGTCCGCCCGTGCGGCTGTCCCTGTCCCTGTCCCTGAAATTCTACAGCACATTGTCGGCCATGGTGGCCTTGGCGACGACATCtgtgaagatgaggatgagccTGCTCCTGACGAGGACTATGTGATTGGAGGCACAGGTGTTGTCAAGGCCTTGGAAGTCTGTTTAGGCACCCTGCACCATCGTGATATGCTCGGGGACCAATCCGGCCCCCCAAGTGGTACAACTACACCAAGGCATAGGAAGTCGAGGTCATTTGTTCCTCAAAGGCCGCGGGATATGTCCAAGAATTTGCTTGAATCAGCTCGCAACATCCGCACACGGATCCAGTCCGCTCTTGTTCGTGAGGATCGAGCCGGTAATGACGCGAATTACC GCCGACTTCAGTTCCTTGACTTTACGTTGCATAGTATGATTCAGCGCTTTGAGGACGAATACCCAGAGACTCGGGTCAAGCCAGCGTCTGTTGTATCTGCCCTTCAAGAGACTAGCTCACAAATCTCTGGTGATGATGCGGCGGCCGCACCCGCCGGTAGTGGCCAATTGTTCGGCATGACTATCGACGAGAAcgctgtggatgatgatgataccgACCAGTATGCCATTCGTCTCTCACGTACTAGCTCAATTACCTCACTGCATGCACGCGCGATGACTTCGGAAGAAGGTCACGTTCATCGACTTGGCCAGAATCTCCGCCGTGATTTCCTGAGTCCGTCCTTGAATCAAGGCGATGGCCACCCTTCATCGACTTCCCTTGATGAATCTCACTTGGAAGCTCTGCGAAATAAGCTTGAGCGTTTGCACGAGGAGCAAACTCGCTCTCATTTCGAGGGCGCAAATGCCGACAAGGCGTTTGAAGAAATGGGCTCTGTCGTTGAAGAACTGTGGGCGATGGAGAAACAGGATACGGCGGCATTTGAGCAATGGCGACAAACTCAAATTGCTGCTCAAATAAATAGCGGCAAGCAGACTGCATCCCCGAAGCCCAGTGATGCTATCAAAGAACAACTGGAGGTGAACCAGAAGCCGTCTTAA